Genomic DNA from Halomonas sp. BDJS001:
TACGAACATCTCGCCTAGCGTATCCAAGGCACGGTAATCGACCAAAATGACGTTGACGATATTGCGGCCATAAGCCAAAGGCGCACTGTTCTCAATCATATAGGTCGAAATGGGCTCAAACTGTTGAATGCTCCAGGAGGTCATAATCAGCAGGCAGATTAAAATACCTGCCATCGCGGCCACCACGCCGTCGCGTATGCGCTCCAGGCTGGTGGAAAGATTCGAGAAGCGCGGCAGGCGAAACAACACCAGTACCAGCAAAATAACCGTCAAGGTTTCTACCAGCAGCTGGGTAATCGCCAAATCTGGCGCACTGAACAGAATAAAAATCAGCGCGATAGAGAACCCCATTATCCCGACCGACACCACTGCCCCCAGCCGAGATCGAGAAATAGTCGCGAACAGAGCTCCCATCACCATGCTCCCCACCACAACTACCTCATGAAATCGAACATCCAGGTCAAAGGCAAATTGCGGTGAATGGCGCAGCAGAATTGAATTACCTATAAGCGCGATGAGCGTGATTAACATCACCAGGATGTAGTTCCGCATATAGCCGTTTTGCAGTATCCGCGTTTGCCACTCGGAGAAGTGCACAATGCCATTCATCATGCTTTCATATCCGGCCTCAGGGCCATGCCGCATCAGCGGGGCCAACACAGAAAGCTTGCCACGCACGCTATCCCAACGCTTAAACAGCAAAAAGCCTAAGCCAAGGCTAATGATCGACATGATCAACGCAACGTTAATGCCATACCAAAGCGACAGCGCCACTTCTACTGTTTGCCCGGATATAGCCGTGGCGGTTACCGTTAACAATGCATCAGCACCCAGTACAGCGGGCATCAAGCCTAACAGGAGCGACCCTAGCGCGAGCAACGCGGGCCCAAGCAGCATACTTGGCGGGGCCTCATGTGGCTCAAGCAAGGTTTGGTGACGTTTACCGTAAAAAGGCCGTAACGCCACAATGAAAGCAACGGCGATAGTTAAAATAGATGCCAGAAAGGCGAACAGTACCAGTAGCGTTCGGAAGCTATCGGCGCCGAGAACTGATTCCAGCATCAGCTCTTTACCGATAAAACCGAGTAGCGGCGGCACACCAGCAAGCGAAAGCGCAGCCACCAACGCAATGGTGGCAGTCAGCGGCATCACTGAGCGTAACCCGCCCATCTGAGTGACATCTTTCGTGCCGGTTTCATGATCAAGAATACCGGCAATCATAAACAGCGCCCCTTTATAGAGAGAGTGCGCCAAAAGAAACGTAACAAACGCTGTCATAGCGTACTCGGTACCGATGCCCAATAGCATCGTCAGCGTGCCTAGCGCCATAATGGTCGAGTAAGCGAGCAGCTTTTTGATATTGGTGTGATGAATCGCTAAAAACGCCCCCACCAGCATCGTGGTCGCGCCGACCAAGGAAAGAACGCCAACCCACATCGCCGTGCCGCCAAGCTCCGGGTGTAAGCGCGCCAGCAGATAAATACCCGCTTTCACCATGGTGGCCGAGTGCAGGTAAGCCGAAACCGGAGTCGGCGCGGCCATGGCGTTGGGTAACCAGAAGTGAAACGGAAACTGAGCCGATTTGGTGAAAGCCCCCAGTAGCAAACAGATCAGCATAGGCGTATAGAGTGCATGTTCACGCAGATCCGCCTCCTGATCCAGAATCTCCGCCAGCGACCAGCTACCGCTGGCAATCCCTAGCAGCACGAGCCCAGCCATTAATGCTAACCCGCCCGCCACGGTAACGAATAAGCCCTGCCGCGCTGATTTACGTGCATTGATATCAGCGTGGTTAAAACCAATCAGCAAATAGGAGGTAATACTGGTCAATTCCCAAAAAACGAAGAGCGTTAATAGGCCGTCAGCGAGTACCAGCCCCAGCATTGACACCATGAAGGCGACCAAGGCGATATGAAATCGAGCAAGATCAGGGTGATCTTTAAGGTACCCGCCGGCATAGACCAGCACGCAGGCACCCATAACGGTAATCAATAGCCCAAACAGCAGCGATAGACCGTCCAACAGGAAGGTAAGACTGATCCCCAAAGAAGGCACCCACTGCCACTCTAAAAGTAGGCTACCATTCTCAATGATCTCTGGAGCTTGGAGCGCCAACCATGCGGCCAACCCCGCAGGAAACAGAGCCAGCACAAGACTGGTACGCTGACCGAACCAGTGGTTTAACATTGGCGATAGCGCCGCCAGTACAAAACCCATTAACACGGCAAATTGTATCAAGCGAAACCTCCTGAAAAACGAAAGGTTCACCATCAAACAGCGGCTATAGCCCAGGCATCGTGCCTTATCACTGGCATGCCAGCGTTGAATAATAGTGATTCTAAAGTTGTACACCTTATAACAATCAGTTTTAACTGGCCAGTCAAACCCTTAAACGCAAACAGCCGCAGGCGTTTTAATGCGCACTGCGGCTGTTGCAAGCGAGTGTTAACGGCAAATAGTTAAGCTATGGAGCCGATAGCCATCCGGCTAATTCATTATTGATGACGGCTAACAGTGCCTCAATATGGTCATCGCGATCATTCAGGCAAGGTATATAGCTGAACGTTTCGCCACCCGCTTCCATAAAGCTATCGCGAATCTCCTCTTCGATCTCTTCCAAGGTTTCAACACAGTCGGAAGAGAAAGCAGGCGACATAATCGCAATGTGCTTATGCCCCTGCTCGGCAAGTTCGGCCACATGCTTAACGGTTTGTGGGCCGACCCATTTCTCGGGGCCAAACTGCGACTGGAAAGCGGTATCCACCTCCTCTTTGCTAAAACCGAGTTTCTCGCGGAGTAGTCGCGTCGTTTTCTGGCACTGGCAGTGGTAGGGGTCACCCTCCATCAGGTAGCGCTCGGGAACGCCGTGGTAGCTGGCCACCAGCTTGGTCGGCCGGGTCGAGAAACCGTCATAGGCTTCTTGCACCGAATTGGCTAGCGCCTGAATGTAAGCAGGATGTTCAAAATATGCTGGCACCGTACGTATATAAGGCTGCCACTTCATCTTCATCAGGGTGCGAAACGCCTGATCATTCGCCGTGGCCGTTGTCGGAGACCCATACTGAGGATAAAGCGGAAAGAATACGATACGTTCACAGCCCTTCTCCTTTAATCGCGTCAGCACGCTTTCCGTCGAGGGGTTGCCGTAGCGCATGCAAAAATCGACTTCAACATCGTCACCGTAAAGCGCTTTTAACCGCGCGGTCATTTTTTCAGTCTGAGCACGCGTCGTTGTCAGCAGTGGGCTTTCGTTTTTCTCATTATTCCAGATGCCGCGGTAGGCCTTTCCCGATGAGAACGGACGCTTGGTCAAAATAATCAGCTGAAGTAGTGGTTGCCATTTCCAATCGGCATAGTCGACCACGCGCTTATCCGACAAAAATTCATTGAGGTAACGACGCATTGACCAGTAGTCGGTGGCATCCGGGGTGCCCAGGTTCGCTAGCACAACACCCACTTTGGCACGCGCTACCGGCGGATGATCGCTGGGTGCATGGGCCAAACGGCCCTCCCCCGACTGATCCTTGACGACATTCTCGGTCATTACTCATGCTCCTGGAAAAATAACGATGATGCTCATCTATTAATTAATTAAATCCTATCACTTTTCGGCAAAGCGGCGGCATAAAGTTATACTATCGACATTATTTGTATAACTACAGGCCAACTCATGTCCAAGCCTCTGCTTTTGGTGCTCGGCGATCAGCTCTCATTGTCACTCACAACGCTGCAGGACGCGCCCGCCAATGCCGTGGTTGCCCTATGCGAAGTTGGCGAAGAGGCGAGCTATGTGCCCCACCATATCCACAAAATCGGCCTCTTTTTGGCCGCCATGCGTCATTTTGCCCAGGCTCTGCGCGATAAAGGCTTTCAAGTCCACTACAGCGCGCTGGATGACGCGGACAACTGCCACTCCCTTATTGAAGAAGCTGAACGCATAGCCCAACAGTATGGCTGCGATGAGATACGCGTTGCCCGACCTGGCGAATGGCGGCTATGGGAGACGATGCAGCAGCGCCAAAACCCAACGATTCCTTGGCGACTAATTGAGGATGAGCGCTTCTTCACCACCCCCGATGATTTCGCCAACTGGGCCAAAGGCCGCAAACAGCTACGCCTCGAGTACTTTTACCGAGAGCAGCGTAAGCGTACCGGATTCCTGATGGAGGGCGACGAGCCTGCTGGCGGAAAGTGGAATTTTGACCACGACAATCGCCAACCTATCAAAGCCACACTGGATTTCCCTGAGCCACCTCAACATCGCCAGGATGCACTCACCCAAGAAGCGCTCAGCGATGCCAAGCGCCATTTTGGCGACCATATGGGATCTCTGGATAATTTCAATCTGCCAGTCACTCGTCGCCAAGCGCTGGTGGATTTAGACCATTTTATAAACCATGGACTGGCTGATTTTGGCCGCTACCAGGATGCCATTAGCGACTCTGCACCCTATCTGTATCATTCGCGTCTCTCAGCTGCCATGAACATCGGCTTACTGTCACCCCAGGAAGTCTGCGCAGCCGCCGAGCAGCGCTACTATGACGGCGATGTGCCGATCAACGCCGCCGAAGGCTTTATCCGTCAAATTCTTGGCTGGCGCGAGTATGTGCGCGGGCTCTACTGGACACAGATGCCAAGCTACAAAAGCGCCAACAAGCTAGGTTTTGAGCGCGATTTACCCGCCTTTTACTGGGACGCTGATACCGAGATGCGCTGCCTGCAGCGTGCCATTCAGATGACTATCGACAACAGCTACGCCCACCATATTCAACGACTGATGGTCACGGGCAATTTCGCACTGCTATGCGGGGTTAAGCCCGAGGCACTATGCGACTGGTATCTGGCCGTTTATGCCGATGCCAGCGAGTGGGTAGAGTTGCCTAACACCCTGGGGATGGTGCTCCATGCCGACGGCGGTTTAATGGGCTCCAAGCCTTACTGTGCTTCGGGTAAATATATCGACAAGATGTCCGATCACTGCCAGCACTGCCGCTACTCGCCAAAACAGGTCACGGGCCCAAAGGCCTGCCCTTTTAACAGCCTTTACTGGCACTTCCTTGAAACCAACGCTGAACGTCTGAATAAGAATCCACGTATGAAGCTGATTTACGGCTCGCTCAACCGCATGGCCGATGAGAAGCGCGAGGCTATCCGCCAACAGGCCGAGCACTTTCTGGATCAGTTGGAAACGTCATCTGGCTACGGGCAACTCTGCCACACGGCTGGCTATGTAACGTCCGCAACCGAAAGCCAATAAGGAATAACGATGAGCCGCTACTCACCGCTGAAGGCAACCTCGCCTGTTACCCTCTTTCACGATGGCCACTGCCCCTTTTGCCAACAGGAAGTTGCGTGGTTGGAAAAGCATCGCCATCGGGAACACATCGCGCTGGTCGATATTCAGGCTCAGGGCTTTAACGCCAAGGAGCATGGAAAAGAATTTAACGCCATGATGGGCCAGCTGCACCTGCGGGATAGCCAAGGAGAGTGGTATATCGGTATGGATGCCAGCCGTGCCCTCTATGCGGTGTTGGGCTATCGGCGGCTGGTGAAGTTGTCGTGCTTACCGGGTCTATACGGCGCAATAAACGCCGGTTACCGATTTTTTGCCCGTCGCCGAATCCGGCTTGGGCGGTGGTGGGAAAAGCGTCAAACTAAACGTTGATGGGTGTTAACAGCGTTAAAAAACAAGCGGCATGCGCGATGTGAGCGGCTCACTGTAATGCGCATCGCGGCCTATCACTTCATCATGGGGCACATGTTGTACCAGGTAAGCGCGATGGATCCCTGCGCGCTTGAGATCCATATAGGCATCGTCCAACGAGCGAAACAGCATCGGCTTGGTGCGCTGCGTCAGCATATGGCGCTCGCCTTCAACGTCTTCCAGCTCAACCTGATAAAAACGGCTGCCCGAATGGGTAATCACGCGAATTTCAAAATTGTCGTGATTGGCAACAAATTGCTTAAGATCTTTAAGCTCCATGGTTCCCTCCTATTATTTGGCTATTTCATACGTTATGGCAGACGGCATGTCTTCAGAATATGTCATCAGGGCACAGCATGACTGCACCCTATGGCACTTCTGTTGCCCCGTCATTGCAATGTAATGACAACAAGCAATCACTAGACATTAATAGCTAGGAGGCCAATAGTGCAAGAGAGTTCCTGACCGGAAGGTCAAGACATCATTCGATCATTGATATTCAGAGGGGTCGATGGCTTTACCAAGCGAATTGCGGTCAATCCAGTTGCCACCCTTAGTCTCTTTGTAGCGAAACACGACCTTATCTCCCACCGTCACAGGCAGCTCACCATCTTCGGTCTGGTAACTATACTTCTCGCCCGCGACTACCAAATGATAGCGATAAAGGTCAGGCATACCCAGCCACTCTTTGAAAGGGCCTTCCCGCTCTATCGCCTCTAGTTCACCGCGGCCTTCTAACTTAGGAAGACGCTGCCGGTTACCGCGCCGAAATCCACCTGCCATTTGCTGCTCCCGTTTTTACATATCGTGGGTGGGGCATTATACGAGCTCGCTCCCCATCCTCAAGTGACTCATCACAAAGCTGTCTCTGCACACCAGTCGTTACAAAACCAGTCTTTAACAAAACTAGTCGCCGAACGCTTGGCCGTAACTGTCCGGGGCCAAATCCTCAAAACGGGTATATTTGCCGATAAACGCCATATGCACCGTGCCGATAGGGCCATTACGCTGCTTACCGATAATCAACTCGGCTATCCCCTGATTGTCAGGATTATCTGGATTATAGACCTCATCGCGATAAACGAAGGCAATGACGTCCGCATCCTGCTCGATCGCTCCAGACTCCCTCAGATCCGACATAACGGGACGCTTGTTAGGGCGCTGCTCCAAGGAGCGGTTTAGCTGGGAGAGTGCCACGACGGGGCAACTAAACTCTTTTGCCAACCCCTTCAAGGAGCGTGAAATCTCGGAAATCTCGCCGGTACGGTTTTCACCAAAGCCAGGGATCTGCATCAACTGCAGATAATCGATCATCACCAGCGCAATATTGCCGTGTTCACGCACTACACGGCGTAATCTTGAGCGCATCTCGTTGGGTGACAAGGCCGCGGTATCGTCGATAAACAGCTGCTTGTCTTTAAGCAGATTGACGGCGGAGGTAAGGCGTGGCCAATCCTCGTCTTCCAACTGCCCGGTACGCACCCGGGTCTGATCAATCCTACCTAGAGACGACAGCATCCTTAGCATAAGCGACTCGGCGGGCATTTCCATGGAGAACACCATCACCGGCTTGTCGCTGGAGATAACCGCATGCTCCACCAAGTTCATAGCGAAGGTGGTTTTACCCATAGAGGGCCTTCCGGCGATGACCACCATATCGGAAGGCTGTAAACCGGAAGTCATTTCATCCAAGTCACGGAATCCGGTGGAAAGCCCGGTCATCTCACCTTTTAGATTAAACAGCTCGTCGATGCGATCAACCGCTTTGGTCAGTAGATCACTCATGCCAATAGGCCCGCCAGTTTTGGGACGCTCCTCGGCAATCTGGAACACTAACCGCTCGGCTTCGTTGAGTAACTCATCCGCTGGACGCCCCTGGGGCGCAAAGGCGCTATCGGCAATTTGATTGGCCGCACGGATCAACTTGCGCAGCGTTGCCCGCTCTCGCACGATATCCGCGTAGGCGCGAATATTGCTCGCTGAGGGTGTGTTACGGGCAAGCTCGGCTAGAAACGCCAGGCCGCCTACGGTATCCAAATGATCACGCGCTTCCAGCGCTTCGGAAAGCGTCACCACGTCCAGAGGTTGACCGGATTCCGCCAGATGAATCATCACGTTGAATACCAAACGGTGCTCATAGCGGTAGAAATCATCAGCGACCAACCGCTCTGAGACGTTATCCCAAGCCTGGTTATCCAGCATGAGCCCGCCTAGTACCGACTGCTCCGCCTCCAACGAATGCGGCGGCAGTTTTAACGCTGCCGTTTCTTTATCAGCAGAAGGCTGGTCCTGCATAGCGAGCTCCTTTAAACACAACGGTATAGCCGGTGAAGATGCTTATCTTAGCCGTATGTAGCGCGACTACCAACACGATCAAGATGTTGCCTTAAAATACCCAGCAGCAATGGGCTAGATAGTTTAGGCAACACCCAGCACCCAGAAAAACAAAAGGCGCGGGAGAAACCCCGCGCCTTTTGAGGCAGCTGTCTTAGCTGCAGTTAGTAACGGCTTTACACTGTTACTAACTTAATTACACTCACTTACTCTGCAACCACTACTACGCGTACAACAGCGTCCACTTCAGCATGCAAATGAAGGGTGATGTCGTATTCGCCGGTTTGACGAATCGGGCCATTCGGCATACGGACTTCGCTCTTGGCAATATCGATGCCAGCAGAGGAAATCGCATCAGCCAGGTCACGCGGGCCGATAGAACCAAACAGTTTGCCTTCGTCGCCTGCTTTGGAAACCAAAGAGAGCTCGATATCATTTAGCTGCTCAGCACGCGCTTCGGCTTCTGCCTTACGCTCAGCGGCTTGCGCTTCGAGCTCAGCACGCTGTGCTTCAAACGCTTCGATGTTATCTTTAGTGGCCGGTACGGCTAAGCCGTAAGGCACCAAGTAGTTACGACCATAACCAGGCTTCACAGTGACCTTGTCACCCAGGCCGCCCAGCTTACCAATGTTGTCGAGCAGAATGACTTCCATCTCGTAAACCTCTTGTCAGTTGCTGCGGGCAAGGCGTGCGCGAACGTTCGCG
This window encodes:
- a CDS encoding DUF6482 family protein; protein product: MELKDLKQFVANHDNFEIRVITHSGSRFYQVELEDVEGERHMLTQRTKPMLFRSLDDAYMDLKRAGIHRAYLVQHVPHDEVIGRDAHYSEPLTSRMPLVF
- a CDS encoding cryptochrome/photolyase family protein encodes the protein MSKPLLLVLGDQLSLSLTTLQDAPANAVVALCEVGEEASYVPHHIHKIGLFLAAMRHFAQALRDKGFQVHYSALDDADNCHSLIEEAERIAQQYGCDEIRVARPGEWRLWETMQQRQNPTIPWRLIEDERFFTTPDDFANWAKGRKQLRLEYFYREQRKRTGFLMEGDEPAGGKWNFDHDNRQPIKATLDFPEPPQHRQDALTQEALSDAKRHFGDHMGSLDNFNLPVTRRQALVDLDHFINHGLADFGRYQDAISDSAPYLYHSRLSAAMNIGLLSPQEVCAAAEQRYYDGDVPINAAEGFIRQILGWREYVRGLYWTQMPSYKSANKLGFERDLPAFYWDADTEMRCLQRAIQMTIDNSYAHHIQRLMVTGNFALLCGVKPEALCDWYLAVYADASEWVELPNTLGMVLHADGGLMGSKPYCASGKYIDKMSDHCQHCRYSPKQVTGPKACPFNSLYWHFLETNAERLNKNPRMKLIYGSLNRMADEKREAIRQQAEHFLDQLETSSGYGQLCHTAGYVTSATESQ
- the hemH gene encoding ferrochelatase translates to MTENVVKDQSGEGRLAHAPSDHPPVARAKVGVVLANLGTPDATDYWSMRRYLNEFLSDKRVVDYADWKWQPLLQLIILTKRPFSSGKAYRGIWNNEKNESPLLTTTRAQTEKMTARLKALYGDDVEVDFCMRYGNPSTESVLTRLKEKGCERIVFFPLYPQYGSPTTATANDQAFRTLMKMKWQPYIRTVPAYFEHPAYIQALANSVQEAYDGFSTRPTKLVASYHGVPERYLMEGDPYHCQCQKTTRLLREKLGFSKEEVDTAFQSQFGPEKWVGPQTVKHVAELAEQGHKHIAIMSPAFSSDCVETLEEIEEEIRDSFMEAGGETFSYIPCLNDRDDHIEALLAVINNELAGWLSAP
- the rplI gene encoding 50S ribosomal protein L9; its protein translation is MEVILLDNIGKLGGLGDKVTVKPGYGRNYLVPYGLAVPATKDNIEAFEAQRAELEAQAAERKAEAEARAEQLNDIELSLVSKAGDEGKLFGSIGPRDLADAISSAGIDIAKSEVRMPNGPIRQTGEYDITLHLHAEVDAVVRVVVVAE
- the dnaB gene encoding replicative DNA helicase — protein: MQDQPSADKETAALKLPPHSLEAEQSVLGGLMLDNQAWDNVSERLVADDFYRYEHRLVFNVMIHLAESGQPLDVVTLSEALEARDHLDTVGGLAFLAELARNTPSASNIRAYADIVRERATLRKLIRAANQIADSAFAPQGRPADELLNEAERLVFQIAEERPKTGGPIGMSDLLTKAVDRIDELFNLKGEMTGLSTGFRDLDEMTSGLQPSDMVVIAGRPSMGKTTFAMNLVEHAVISSDKPVMVFSMEMPAESLMLRMLSSLGRIDQTRVRTGQLEDEDWPRLTSAVNLLKDKQLFIDDTAALSPNEMRSRLRRVVREHGNIALVMIDYLQLMQIPGFGENRTGEISEISRSLKGLAKEFSCPVVALSQLNRSLEQRPNKRPVMSDLRESGAIEQDADVIAFVYRDEVYNPDNPDNQGIAELIIGKQRNGPIGTVHMAFIGKYTRFEDLAPDSYGQAFGD
- a CDS encoding putative monovalent cation/H+ antiporter subunit A; this translates as MQFAVLMGFVLAALSPMLNHWFGQRTSLVLALFPAGLAAWLALQAPEIIENGSLLLEWQWVPSLGISLTFLLDGLSLLFGLLITVMGACVLVYAGGYLKDHPDLARFHIALVAFMVSMLGLVLADGLLTLFVFWELTSITSYLLIGFNHADINARKSARQGLFVTVAGGLALMAGLVLLGIASGSWSLAEILDQEADLREHALYTPMLICLLLGAFTKSAQFPFHFWLPNAMAAPTPVSAYLHSATMVKAGIYLLARLHPELGGTAMWVGVLSLVGATTMLVGAFLAIHHTNIKKLLAYSTIMALGTLTMLLGIGTEYAMTAFVTFLLAHSLYKGALFMIAGILDHETGTKDVTQMGGLRSVMPLTATIALVAALSLAGVPPLLGFIGKELMLESVLGADSFRTLLVLFAFLASILTIAVAFIVALRPFYGKRHQTLLEPHEAPPSMLLGPALLALGSLLLGLMPAVLGADALLTVTATAISGQTVEVALSLWYGINVALIMSIISLGLGFLLFKRWDSVRGKLSVLAPLMRHGPEAGYESMMNGIVHFSEWQTRILQNGYMRNYILVMLITLIALIGNSILLRHSPQFAFDLDVRFHEVVVVGSMVMGALFATISRSRLGAVVSVGIMGFSIALIFILFSAPDLAITQLLVETLTVILLVLVLFRLPRFSNLSTSLERIRDGVVAAMAGILICLLIMTSWSIQQFEPISTYMIENSAPLAYGRNIVNVILVDYRALDTLGEMFVLALAAIGVIAMLKLRNNTKTTDSSKVAAKEPYDG
- a CDS encoding thiol-disulfide oxidoreductase DCC family protein, coding for MSRYSPLKATSPVTLFHDGHCPFCQQEVAWLEKHRHREHIALVDIQAQGFNAKEHGKEFNAMMGQLHLRDSQGEWYIGMDASRALYAVLGYRRLVKLSCLPGLYGAINAGYRFFARRRIRLGRWWEKRQTKR